One window from the genome of Emys orbicularis isolate rEmyOrb1 chromosome 22, rEmyOrb1.hap1, whole genome shotgun sequence encodes:
- the AURKAIP1 gene encoding small ribosomal subunit protein mS38: MLISRLTSQLAKASRFAGHFLSRSVSSVLCSGPTSANYSTQPSDKNGAQPQRWYALDPELEEMLVPRKMSISPLESWLTVRYSLPKVEIINVHEKLGYEPTQQYDCPPCERGADVEEEEGEVSTNKVECKNVLKIRRRKMNRHKYKKLLKRTRFLRRKILDGRRKKRQAKFEKDLKRIWRRAGLKKPSEGWQLPKIFVRSK, from the exons ATGTTGATCTCACGGCTGACGTCTCAATTAGCGAAGGCCTCACGATTTGCAG GACATTTTTTGTCAAGATCAGTGTCTTCTGTTCTGTGCTCTGGTCCTACATCTGCAAATTACAGCACACAACCCTCTGATAAGAATGGAGCCCAACCTCAGCGCTGGTATGCACTGGACCCTGAACTGGAAGAAATGCTGGTCCCCAGAAAAATGTCCATCAGCCCTTTAGAAAGCTGGCTGACTGTTAGATACTCCCTCCCTAAAGTGGAGATCATCAATGTTCATGAAAAGCTAGGTTATGAACCTACCCAACAGTATGACTGTCCCCCATGTGAACGGGGAGCTGatgtggaggaagaggaaggagaagtCAGCACTAACAAGGTTGAGTGTAAGAATGTGTTGAAGATCCGCAGGAGGAAAATGAATAGGCATAAGTACAAAAAGCTGCTCAAACGAACACGTTTTTTGCGGAGGAAGATACTAGATGGTCGCAGGAAAAAACGTCAG GCAAAGTTTGAAAAAGATCTGAAACGCATCTGGAGAAGAGCTGGGTTGAAAAAGCCTTCTGAGGGATGGCAGCTGCCCAAGATATTTGTGAGATCTAAGTGA
- the LOC135893351 gene encoding C-signal-like, with product MAQQRCRSVLITGCSRGIGLGLARGLAAASPAPDWVIATCRYPEKAQELQQLSKQYSNIKLLQLDVVCENSIKKVVQEVEEILGDKGLNCLINNAGINVVASLEEVTAETMLTIYETNTVAQLMVTKAFLPLLRKAAQLSTGMGCHRAAIINMSSVAASMQLVQANEMFLKVYPYRIAKTALNMITRCLAADLKVDGILCISLHPGWIQTDMGGDMAPLQIQEAIPGILSVLANLSEKDNGSFLDGQGGTLPW from the exons ATGGCCCAGCAGCGCTGCCGCTCCGTGCTCATCACCGGCTGCAGTCGGGGCATCGGGCTGGGGCTGGCGCGGGGGCTGGCGGCCGCGAGCCCCGCTCCGGACTGGGTGATCGCCACGTGCCGCTACCCGGAGAAGGCGCAG gAACTCCAGCAGCTCAGCAAGCAGTATAGCAACATCAAACTACTCCAGCTTG ATGTGGTCTGTGAAAACAGCATAAAGAAAGTAGTCCAGGAAGTGGAAGAGATCTTAGGAGACAAAGGGCTGAACTGCCTCATTAACAATGCTGGTATCAATGTGGTTGCTTCCCTGGAAGAAGTCACGGCTGAAACCATGCTCACCATTTATGAAACCAACACAGTCGCTCAGTTGATGGTCACGAAG GCCTTTCTTCCCCTTCTGAGGAAGGCAGCCCAGTTGAGCACTGGTATGGGTTGTCACCGAGCAGCCATTATCAATATGTCATCTGTTGCTGCCTCCATGCAACTGGTCCAGGCAAATGAGATGTTCCTCAAAGTCTATCCCTATAGAATAGCAAAG ACTGCACTGAATATGATCACCAGGTGTCTTGCTGCAGACTTGAAAGTGGATGGAATCCTTTGTATTTCTCTGCACCCAGGCTGGATTCAAACTGACATGGGAGGAGACATG GCTCCCTTGCAGATACAAGAAGCTATTCCAGGTATCCTCTCAGTTCTGGCTAATCTCAGCGAAAAAGACAACGGCTCCTTCCTAGACGGGCAAGGGGGAACACTACCATGGTAA